Below is a window of Peptococcaceae bacterium 1198_IL3148 DNA.
GTTATACTTCATTTTGAGTACCTCCGTGAATTTAATTTTGTGCTTTTGGCCGATTGCACATTTAAATTCTACTGTGAGGTACTTATTTTTTCAAAGTGCATTTTATTTCATTACAGGAATGCTCCATATTTAAATATTAACATTAATATAAACTAAGGATTATGAATTTATGCATAAACAATCCACATAAATGGACATAATACTTTTGAATTTATTTAATATCAGGAGGAAAGAAAAGCATGCAAGGTACAGTAAAATGGTTTAACGCAAGTAAAGGATTTGGATTCATTGAGAGTGAGAATGGTGAAGATATATTTGTACATTTCTCCGCCATTAATGGGGATGGATTTAAAACCTTAAACGAAGGTGAAAGGGTAAATTTTGACGTAGTGGAAGGCGCCCGTGGCCAACAGGCCTCAAATGTCAGCAGAATGTAAAAGTCAAATAAAACCCGGCTTAGCCGGGTTTTATTTGACTTATTTACACTTTCCACCGGGGCAGTTACTGGAGCCACTGCTTACACTACTGGAACTATTGGAGCCGTCAGAACTACTTTCAATTGCCGATGAAGATAACTCACCCTCTTCATTAATACATTGAGCACTACTAAATTTCTTTTCTTTAGGCAAAATATCACCTCCTAAAAATATAGTTCCCAAAAGAAAACTAATTAAACTGGGTAATATTGCACCTACTCATCATTATTTTTTAACAATGGGTTATAACCCACCAAACCAACCAAAGTGTTTTTTATGCCAATCGCTGCAATGGCCTTTCCACAAAAAGTGCCGCGCATTTTATCAGACATACCCAGCCCAGTAAAT
It encodes the following:
- a CDS encoding cold-shock protein; this translates as MQGTVKWFNASKGFGFIESENGEDIFVHFSAINGDGFKTLNEGERVNFDVVEGARGQQASNVSRM